The following coding sequences lie in one Apium graveolens cultivar Ventura chromosome 1, ASM990537v1, whole genome shotgun sequence genomic window:
- the LOC141713312 gene encoding uncharacterized protein LOC141713312, whose protein sequence is MGAQSLASSNAYFQGAVRQAESWKRASDKADNALRRQQKKYATLEKKLKRKEEELGESNAELVVLRAEKDKAIDNYLDSEEFAQSMRIRDDSVFPGFFRTGWDTALGTVNEACPDINPADYICPDDEALLQRFRTRVVVSDHVPQDPLLPPPESSSRPAEDDSSSSSSETTETSSESGEDDDMDAEGTSAP, encoded by the exons atgggagctcagtctctggcttcg tctaacgcctactttcaaggcgctgtgaggcaagccgaatcatggaagcgggcttctgataaggccgataatgccctcaggaggcaacagaagaagtatgctaccctggagaagaagctcaagcgcaaggaggaagaactcggagagtctaacgccgagctggtggtacttaGGGCGGAGAaagataaagctatagacaactatctggactcggaggagtttgctcaatccatgaggattagggatgattcagtctttcccgggttttttaggactggttgggacacggcccttgggaccgtgaacgaggcttgtcctgatattaacccggcggactatatctgccctgatgacgaggctttgctacagaggtttcgtacccgagtagttgtctcggaccatgttcctcaggatccactccttcctcctcccgagtcttcttccagacctgctgaggacgacagctcttcctcctcctccgagacgacagagacatccagcgagagtggagaggacgatgatatggatgccgagggcacctcagctccttag